A window of the Lactuca sativa cultivar Salinas chromosome 5, Lsat_Salinas_v11, whole genome shotgun sequence genome harbors these coding sequences:
- the LOC128126050 gene encoding uncharacterized protein LOC128126050, whose amino-acid sequence MDAIKKQTQNRVAGGYQIHHGQSAQSLSQNVGSEDITSLPFEATEEDEPVISNSKSFNSGPTQNLTVDDIDDLRESAYEILLAATGASWYLFFLIWDSYFHQRRRKKKKKSRLLKNLGRSKSKQVTNQSQQSTGLTGLLETMRVQMEAHQYVFQQLAVDLIGITSIKEVLVRLVGGDDHMYPNYAEVMQWLADSNLLKMIVDKLNPSAPPEVHANVAETLCAITRTASSPLASKLSSSSYVTRIFGHALEDSHSKSGLVHSLSVCISLLDPKKSAPSSLFNSFRSQHMYESPVQVHQETVGAMLPKLGEFHRSLVHVMGIYYFFLIMLHIMLDISWRYNVYNPVTKCSRISFIKDLIEQIPLKFRKCGYKR is encoded by the exons ATGGATGCGATTAAGAAGCAAACTCAGAACCGCGTTGCTGGTGGCTACCAGATCCACCACGGTCAATCAGCCCAGTCTCTGTCTCAG AATGTAGGGTCTGAAG ACATAACATCACTTCCCTTTGAGGCAACAGAAGAGGACGAACCAGTTATATCCAACTCAAAATCTTTTAACTCGGGCCCAACTCAGAATTTAACTGTTGATGACATTGATGATCTTCGTGAATCTGCCTATGAAATCCTTTTGGCTGCTACAGGAGCTTCATGGTATCTTTTCTTTCTTATAT GGGACTCATATTTCCATCAAAggagaagaaaaaagaaaaagaaatccaGATTGTTGAAGAATCTTGGAAGGAGTAAGAGTAAACAAGTTACAAATCAATCCCAACAATCGACTGGTTTGACTGGCCTACTGGAGACAATGCGTGTCCAGATGGAG GCCCATCAGTATGTTTTCCAGCAGCTAGCAGTTGATTTAATAGGAATTACATCAATAAAGGAG GTGTTGGTGAGACTTGTTGGAGGTGATGATCATATGTATCCTAATTATGCAGAAGTTATGCAATGGTTGGCAGACAGCAATCTGTTAAAAATGATCGTGGATAAACTGAATCCATCT GCTCCTCCCGAAGTACATGCTAATGTAGCCGAAACTTTATGTGCTATAACCCGAACTGCTTCATCTCCACTTGCCTCTAAGCTTTCAAGCTCAAG TTACGTTACAAGGATATTTGGTCACGCATTGGAAGACTCACATTCAAAATCAGGACTTGTACACTCATTATCTGTGTGCATATCCTTATTAGATCCTAAAAAATCAGCCCCTTCATCTTTATTCAATTCTTTTCGAAGTCAACACATGTATGAATCACCCGTACAAGTCCACCAGGAGACTGTAGGTGCAATGCTGCCAAAACTTGGTGAGTTTCATCGATCTCTTGTGCATGTGATGGgtatttactatttttttttaatcatgTTGCATATCATGTTGGATATTTCATGGAGGTATAATGTATATAATCCTGTAACCAAATGCAGTAGGATATCTTTCATAAAAGACCTTATTGAACAGATACCACTCAAATTTAGAAAATGTGGTTATAAGAGGTAA